A section of the Aminiphilus circumscriptus DSM 16581 genome encodes:
- the dctP gene encoding TRAP transporter substrate-binding protein DctP translates to MKCSTRVSTRWSFLFLLVLAAVLATALPATADPVTVKISYNGPPDAANNAVHAFVLNFQKFLEEGTEGRVKLQLFPDSQLGTEEERMELLMKKGLNQPIMNVASFAGVAPVFPEIYASAIPFMFNSYRAAHLYHDESAYWKKAQEEFRARTGALLLEAVEEGGFLAFTNSRREIKSPEDFQGLKFRGMDEGQVVLYKAFGASGTPIPWTELYMALKTGVVDGQMNPAMYIIMGSLFEVQKYLTLANIQYSDQFLVMNGDLFDSLSPEDQKVVVEAAKKANQISRQEVEEADAKQVEFLKEKGMIAYAPTPTELDAFREKGQPAYVDWLKSKVGEEWLKLSLESAAEANKKAAQ, encoded by the coding sequence ATGAAATGCAGTACCCGCGTTTCCACCCGGTGGAGTTTTCTTTTCCTTCTCGTCCTCGCGGCGGTTCTGGCAACTGCACTTCCCGCCACGGCAGATCCGGTGACAGTGAAGATCTCCTACAACGGACCACCCGACGCAGCGAACAACGCCGTTCATGCCTTTGTCCTCAATTTCCAGAAATTCCTGGAGGAAGGCACGGAGGGCCGAGTCAAGCTCCAACTCTTCCCCGACAGTCAGCTCGGCACCGAGGAAGAGCGCATGGAACTCCTCATGAAGAAGGGTTTGAACCAGCCTATCATGAACGTGGCCTCCTTCGCGGGAGTCGCGCCGGTTTTCCCCGAAATCTATGCTTCGGCCATTCCTTTCATGTTCAACAGTTACAGAGCCGCCCATCTCTATCATGACGAGAGCGCCTACTGGAAGAAAGCCCAGGAGGAGTTCCGTGCCCGCACGGGGGCGCTGCTCCTCGAGGCCGTCGAAGAGGGAGGATTCCTCGCCTTCACGAATTCCAGGAGGGAAATCAAGAGTCCCGAGGACTTCCAAGGCCTCAAGTTCCGCGGCATGGACGAGGGACAGGTAGTGCTCTACAAAGCCTTCGGCGCCAGCGGCACGCCAATCCCCTGGACCGAACTCTACATGGCCCTCAAGACCGGCGTCGTGGACGGACAGATGAACCCCGCCATGTACATCATCATGGGAAGCCTCTTCGAAGTACAGAAGTACCTTACCCTGGCGAACATCCAGTACTCCGACCAGTTCCTGGTCATGAACGGCGACCTCTTCGACTCTCTCTCTCCGGAGGACCAGAAGGTGGTCGTCGAGGCGGCGAAGAAGGCCAACCAGATCAGCCGCCAGGAGGTGGAGGAAGCGGACGCCAAACAGGTGGAATTCCTCAAGGAGAAGGGCATGATCGCCTACGCACCGACGCCGACCGAGCTCGACGCATTCCGCGAGAAAGGCCAGCCTGCCTACGTGGACTGGCTCAAGAGCAAGGTGGGTGAGGAATGGCTCAAGCTGTCCCTGGAAAGCGCCGCGGAAGCCAACAAGAAAGCCGCTCAGTGA
- a CDS encoding DnaJ C-terminal domain-containing protein: MPVAYKDYYAILGVDRKASEAEIRKAFRRLAKEWHPDVNKKTGADERYREINEAYEVLKDPEKRARYDALGADWQNGADFSPPPGWSGFHGGAGDPWQNVEIHFSSSDENASFGDFSDFFRAVFGGGAFGGGADRFAASGRNRHRSGASAGDGAEFFGEKRGERSDNGTVELTLEEAAKGCTKNFLVETASGGRRSLEVRIPPGVTEGSRVRIAGQGDPRSGGDLFLRVHLLPHRHFTLEGHDLITTVDISPWEAALGSDVAVPTLNGPVRVKVPAGSSSGRRLRLRGKGMPKRRGEPGDLFVVLRIVVPKSLSAKERELFERLSRESTFDPRGEHR; the protein is encoded by the coding sequence ATGCCGGTCGCCTACAAAGACTACTATGCCATTCTGGGTGTGGACAGAAAGGCGTCGGAGGCGGAAATCCGGAAAGCTTTCCGTCGGCTTGCCAAGGAATGGCATCCCGACGTGAATAAAAAAACGGGAGCGGACGAGCGTTATCGTGAAATCAACGAGGCCTACGAGGTTCTCAAGGATCCGGAGAAACGCGCCCGGTACGATGCGCTGGGCGCAGACTGGCAGAATGGCGCGGACTTTTCGCCGCCTCCGGGTTGGAGTGGATTCCACGGAGGAGCGGGAGATCCGTGGCAGAACGTGGAAATTCACTTCTCTTCCTCCGATGAGAACGCTTCCTTCGGAGATTTCAGCGACTTTTTCCGTGCCGTTTTCGGAGGAGGAGCCTTCGGCGGCGGAGCGGATCGCTTTGCCGCTTCCGGGCGAAACCGGCATCGTTCCGGCGCTTCTGCGGGAGACGGTGCGGAATTTTTCGGGGAAAAACGAGGAGAGCGGAGTGACAACGGTACGGTGGAACTTACCCTGGAGGAAGCCGCCAAGGGATGCACGAAAAATTTCCTTGTGGAGACGGCTTCGGGGGGACGACGCTCGCTCGAAGTCCGCATTCCGCCCGGTGTGACCGAGGGGTCCAGGGTGCGCATCGCAGGGCAGGGGGACCCCCGCTCCGGTGGTGATCTCTTTCTTCGAGTGCATCTTCTGCCGCACCGTCACTTCACTCTAGAGGGACATGACCTTATCACTACGGTGGATATTTCTCCATGGGAGGCTGCTCTCGGAAGTGACGTTGCCGTTCCCACGTTGAACGGACCTGTTCGGGTGAAGGTTCCGGCGGGTAGTTCCAGTGGCCGGCGTCTTCGCCTTCGCGGCAAGGGCATGCCCAAGCGGAGAGGAGAGCCGGGGGATCTCTTCGTGGTGCTTCGCATCGTGGTTCCCAAATCGCTCTCCGCCAAAGAGCGGGAGCTTTTCGAGCGTCTTTCCCGGGAGTCCACCTTCGATCCCCGGGGAGAGCACAGATGA
- a CDS encoding PocR ligand-binding domain-containing protein, which produces MDISKVELKDVMDLEFIQKFQDCFAKAMGMASITVDMKGPVTKPSNFTEFCIDITRKSPEGFKRCNECDIKGGQEAARTGKPSVYFCHGGLMDMAAPIMLKGRQIGSMLAGQVLPEPPDEEKFRRIAREIGVDPDDYIRALRKIRIVPEASIRAAADLLFLVTNALSEIGYQRLLNRDNAAHFEGLSEELHGDVSSMADMSKRLSDQVASLVTTSEKLLQASSEARSKVSETDEILGFIRNVANQTKLLGLNAAIEAARAGVHGKGFAVVADEVRKLADVSVNSAGKIESILQSITGGMDAIEDGIGQTRSVVESHTAHMAEMASVIDHLKELTTRIEAVVTTLRETATLR; this is translated from the coding sequence ATGGATATCTCCAAGGTGGAACTGAAGGATGTCATGGACCTAGAGTTCATCCAGAAATTCCAGGATTGCTTTGCCAAAGCCATGGGAATGGCGAGCATCACCGTGGACATGAAGGGCCCCGTGACGAAGCCGTCGAACTTCACGGAATTCTGCATAGATATCACGCGGAAGAGTCCGGAGGGATTCAAACGGTGCAACGAATGCGACATCAAGGGGGGGCAGGAGGCTGCCCGCACTGGAAAGCCCTCGGTGTACTTCTGCCACGGGGGACTCATGGACATGGCGGCTCCCATCATGCTCAAGGGGCGCCAGATCGGCAGCATGCTCGCCGGTCAGGTTCTTCCGGAGCCTCCCGACGAGGAGAAGTTTCGGCGTATCGCTCGGGAGATCGGGGTGGATCCCGATGACTACATCCGTGCGCTCAGGAAGATCCGTATCGTTCCTGAAGCAAGCATCCGTGCCGCTGCGGACCTTCTTTTCCTCGTTACCAACGCCCTTTCGGAGATCGGCTACCAGCGCCTCCTCAATCGGGACAACGCGGCTCATTTCGAGGGACTTTCGGAGGAATTGCACGGCGATGTGTCGTCCATGGCGGACATGTCGAAGCGTCTTTCCGACCAGGTTGCTTCTCTCGTCACCACCTCCGAGAAACTTCTGCAGGCGTCCTCCGAAGCGCGGTCCAAGGTCTCCGAGACGGACGAAATCCTTGGCTTCATCCGGAACGTGGCGAACCAGACGAAACTACTGGGGCTCAACGCTGCCATCGAGGCGGCCCGGGCGGGTGTCCACGGCAAGGGATTCGCCGTAGTGGCCGATGAAGTGCGCAAGCTCGCCGACGTGAGCGTCAACTCCGCCGGCAAGATCGAGAGCATTCTCCAGAGTATCACCGGAGGCATGGACGCCATCGAGGACGGCATCGGCCAAACCCGAAGCGTTGTGGAGAGCCACACCGCCCACATGGCGGAGATGGCTTCGGTCATCGATCACCTCAAGGAACTCACCACCCGAATCGAGGCTGTGGTTACCACCCTTCGGGAGACTGCCACCCTGCGATAG
- a CDS encoding pyridoxal-phosphate dependent enzyme has protein sequence MKLHCTTPTVESKPLSQRTGRSVFLKMECFQNAGSYKIRGIGRLCSESVATGKRHLVSSSGGNAGYAVAYAGRRLGVPVTVVVPVTTSEVAQERIASEGARVIAAGDVWDDAERHALKLAREEGCAYIPPFDHPSLWKGYTTLVDELTAQMDKPDALVLSVGGGGLLSGIVEGLHKHNWNDIPIVAVETEGAASFAASLQAGHLVRLETIHTIAATLAVRQVTPRALEVNALHPVRSCIVSDAAAVRACLAFADDHRVLVEPACGASLSVLYDNAPALEDARRVLVVVCGGTGVSLSILSDWERRFCANSLPASAKKLVPCA, from the coding sequence ATGAAACTGCACTGCACGACACCCACCGTAGAGTCGAAACCTCTGAGCCAACGCACGGGACGAAGCGTCTTTCTCAAGATGGAATGCTTCCAGAACGCCGGATCCTACAAAATTCGCGGCATCGGACGCCTCTGCAGCGAATCCGTGGCGACGGGAAAACGCCATCTCGTTTCCTCCTCCGGCGGTAACGCGGGATACGCCGTAGCTTATGCGGGACGCAGACTCGGCGTCCCCGTCACCGTCGTCGTTCCCGTGACCACGTCGGAGGTAGCCCAGGAGCGCATCGCCTCGGAGGGGGCGCGGGTCATCGCGGCGGGTGACGTCTGGGACGATGCGGAACGCCATGCCCTGAAACTGGCCAGGGAAGAAGGGTGTGCCTACATTCCTCCCTTCGACCATCCCTCGCTCTGGAAAGGCTACACCACCCTCGTGGACGAACTGACCGCGCAGATGGACAAACCCGACGCGCTCGTTCTCTCCGTCGGCGGCGGCGGTCTGCTCTCGGGCATCGTGGAAGGGCTCCACAAACACAACTGGAACGACATTCCCATCGTGGCCGTCGAAACCGAAGGCGCGGCCTCCTTCGCGGCATCCCTCCAGGCTGGGCATCTCGTTCGCCTGGAGACGATCCATACCATCGCGGCCACGTTGGCGGTAAGACAGGTGACACCTCGAGCACTCGAAGTGAACGCCCTGCACCCCGTCCGTTCCTGCATCGTGAGCGATGCGGCGGCGGTCCGGGCCTGCCTGGCCTTCGCCGACGACCACCGCGTCCTGGTGGAGCCCGCCTGCGGCGCCTCCCTCTCCGTTCTCTACGACAACGCTCCCGCCCTCGAAGACGCCCGGCGCGTCCTCGTGGTGGTCTGCGGTGGCACGGGCGTCTCCTTGAGCATCCTCTCCGACTGGGAACGGCGCTTCTGCGCGAACAGCCTTCCGGCCTCCGCCAAGAAACTCGTCCCCTGCGCATGA
- the hepT gene encoding type VII toxin-antitoxin system HepT family RNase toxin, giving the protein MDRDLVLVKLESLRRCIDRIELKRPKSASELKNDLDAQDIIALNLQRSVQICVDIAAHILSEEPKAPVPSSMAGSFEGLLGLGILSEELALRMKKAVGFRNIAIHEYKSVDWNVVFAIATHHLEDFRRYGDAVLRWDETRAKNFGEKSTL; this is encoded by the coding sequence ATGGATCGTGATCTGGTCCTCGTCAAACTCGAATCCCTCCGCCGATGCATCGACCGTATCGAGTTGAAACGGCCGAAGAGTGCCTCCGAGCTGAAAAACGACCTCGACGCACAGGACATCATTGCCCTCAACCTCCAAAGAAGCGTCCAAATCTGCGTAGACATTGCAGCACACATCCTCTCCGAAGAGCCGAAAGCCCCAGTTCCCTCGTCTATGGCAGGATCCTTCGAAGGACTCCTCGGACTCGGCATCCTCTCGGAAGAACTCGCGCTCCGGATGAAGAAAGCCGTTGGTTTTCGGAACATCGCCATCCATGAATATAAATCCGTCGATTGGAACGTGGTCTTTGCCATCGCCACACATCACCTTGAGGACTTTCGCAGATATGGTGACGCCGTGCTCAGGTGGGACGAAACCAGAGCAAAGAATTTCGGAGAAAAATCAACCCTTTGA
- the mntA gene encoding type VII toxin-antitoxin system MntA family adenylyltransferase antitoxin, translating to MLKNDHSSIQPLDPLQTSFSERFPTLQALVAHLEDYFAARTDVALALLFGSATSSSLRPDSDIDLAVAASTPFSQDTLEALRLELMDLMGRDVDLVDLGAAKGLILTQVLTKGIVLCNKSPELRTKLTLAMLAFQEDELPLLRRILTTRARRFFHGS from the coding sequence ATGCTCAAGAACGATCATTCCAGCATCCAGCCTTTAGACCCGCTGCAAACGAGTTTTTCGGAACGTTTTCCGACGCTCCAGGCCCTTGTCGCGCACCTTGAGGACTATTTTGCCGCAAGGACCGATGTTGCGCTTGCCCTCCTCTTCGGATCCGCCACATCATCCTCGTTGCGCCCCGACAGCGACATCGACCTCGCCGTGGCGGCTTCCACCCCCTTTTCCCAAGATACCCTCGAGGCCTTGCGTCTAGAGCTGATGGACCTTATGGGGCGAGACGTCGATCTGGTGGATCTGGGAGCGGCCAAGGGACTCATTCTTACGCAGGTGCTCACGAAAGGCATCGTGCTGTGCAACAAATCCCCCGAGCTACGGACAAAGCTGACACTCGCCATGCTCGCCTTTCAGGAAGACGAACTCCCCCTGCTTCGCCGCATTCTCACGACCCGCGCAAGGAGGTTTTTCCATGGATCGTGA